AGCTCGCTGCGTCACGATCCCGCTGAATTACGGTCGCATCCGCCGGAAGAACACAATCGGCAACAATTGCAACAGTTCCAGCACAGTCGCCCAGATACGCGTTATGACGGCCAGCACACCGGCGACGCCGGCGCCCAACGCCGGCGACAAGAGCCACGCCAATACGCCCTCGCGGACACCCAATCCACCGGGCGAGAAGAGCGCAAGGAATCCCAGGAGGTAGGCCGCGACAAAAGCGGCTGCGGTGCTCCAAAACGGCTGCCCTTCGATTCCGATGGCATTCAACAGCAGCCAAAAGGTCGCGCCATAGCAGGTCCACGCGGCCAGGTAGCCGAAAAAGAAAGCCACCGCCCGCAGGAACGGTATGGCAACGACAATCGGATCGCGCTTCAGCAGCCGCATGCCCCGGTTGACCAGTCGAGAGAAAATCGGCGGGTACAAGAGGATCGTGCAACCGGCGAGCACGGCAATGACGACGACGATCGGCAGGTCGCGCACGATGAGCGTGCCGAGGATCGCGACGATGAAGATCGCTCCGGAAACAACGGTGTAGGCTTGATGGAGGATCGTTGCCGCAAGCGAGACGGCAGGCGCAAACCCATCCTCCCTGAGAAAGTAAACCAACCCCATCACGCTCCAGACTTTTCCCGGCACGTATTTGCCAAGGTTGGCGAGCGCTGTCGCACGGTACGCGCGCGCGTAGCTGATCGTGCGCCGTGAAATCGCGGTCAACAGCAGCCGCCACAATTGAACGAGCGATGCAAAGCTCAGCCACCCGACGATGACCGACGCGGAGAGCCAAAGTGGTCGTACAGTCCAGTCCTGGGCGACAACGGCATCCCAGCCGGACCAGATAGAACGCCCAATCACAAATGCGACGACACCGACGAGGACGAGTGTCAGCGTCAGGCGAAGGATCGAACGCCAGCCCTGCTTTGGTCGGTCGGTCGGCGTCGGGTGAGCGTTATCCATTCGCATCCTTTTATCCGGTAACCACATAGTGAGCCAGAAGCTGCCCGGCTTCATCGCATGAGCGTACGTGTCACCTGTGTGTGCGTCAAGACATGTTCGGGTTAGAGCAGCCCGCTGCAGATTCGTCGATTGGCTGCACCGATAGTCCCTCAACCGATTCTCGCACATTCCGATAACCTGAATGGAGGGGTCCGGCTCGCCTCACGCGGCCCGGCGATGTGGCATTGTCGGACCGTGTTCAGATGAACGTCCCGTTAACCGATACCTCGCGAATCATACTTGAGAAGACCGGCATCTTCGCCGGTCTGCCGTCTGACGCTCTGATTTCGGTGCGTGCGTTTATGGAGGCGCGCGACGTTCCGGCGGGCACAGTTCTGTTCCGCGAGGGTGACAGCGGCGACAGCGTCTTCGTCGTTCGCCAGGGATTGGTGCGGATTCTCAAGGAGCAGGACGACACGACCGTTGAACTGGCACAGCGAGGTCCCGGTGAAATCATCGGCGAGATGGCGCTGATCGATGCGAGTCCGCGTTTCGCCAGCGCGCAATGCATCGAAGATACGTCACTCTTTGTCCTCTCGCGGTCGCATTTCTTCAAGATGCTCTCCTCCCATCCGCTCGTGGCCGAGCGAATTCTGCATGTTCTCACGGCGCGTGTGCGCGAAGCGGACACAACACGCCTGCGCGAGCTGGAATCCAGCAACCGCGACCTGCGGCAGGCGCATCAGCGTCTGGAGACCGCGCTGCGGATTCGCCAGCAGATTCTGCATGTGGCTCCGTATCCGATCGTCGTGACCAATCCGCAACGCGAGGTGTTGTTTTCCAATCCGGCGGCGGTCTCAGCTTTCGGGCTGCAGGCGGGCCGGGGATTGTGGCAGTGGATCAATGTCCGCGATGTGAAACTGCGACATCAGGCCGACACCGCGGAGACGTCGATGGCCGCATGGCGCGGCGAGATGGAAATCGACGGTCCCGACGCGCAGGTGCTGCTGTGCAAAGTGAACGCCACCCCCATTACCGACACCGGCGATGGTACCCCTGGACGACTTTGGGTCTTCGAAGACTTGACCGAGGTCCGGGTGTTGGAGAGACAGGCCGCGGAGCATGAGCGACTCGCGATGAAAGGCGAGATGGCCTCCGAGATTGCCCATGAGTTGAAAAACTATCTAATGGTTCTGTCCGGCCATACCGACCTCATGGAGGTTCGCTTCAACCGTGAAGACCTCAATGGCATTCAGGCCTCGCTCGGCGCCGTTCATCAGACCGTCGGCCAGATGCGCGTCTTTGTCGAAAGCCTGTTGCACTCACGGCACCCCTCCGGGGAGCGCTGTCCGCTCGATCTCAATGCCTTTCTGGAAGGTCAGATCGCATTTCTCCAGCCGCAGAGGAGATTTAAGGGGATCGATTTTCGGACTAATCTCGGGCAGAATGTCCCACTCCTGGTCTGCGACGCCGCCGGACTGCAGCAGGCGCTCTACAATCTCGTGCTGAATTCGACCGATGCCATGCGGGCCGCCGCTACGTCGTCCCCGACGATCCACCTGGCCACGAGCCATGACACGGCCGGGCAGCGGCTGGTACTAAGCGTCGCCGACAACGGTCCCGGCATCCCACCCGACATTGCGCGCCTCTTGTTCAAGGAGCGCGTATCGTCCAAACCGACCGGCCACGGATTCGGAACCCTGACCGTTGCACGTATTGTCGCCGAGCACGGCGGTTCGATTCAAGCCGGTTCGCGCGCCGGAGGCGGTGCGGAGTTTGTGCTCTCGTTCCCCGTGTCCCAGGCGAATTCCTGAGCAGGCGCATCATGGATCTCATGTGGTTTCTGTTGCTGGGGCATCTGACCGGGGATTTCGCGCTGCAGTCTGACCACATGGCGCAACGCAAAGGAACGTCCATCGCGGTCCTCACCGCTCACGTCGTCGTGTACACCCTGTGCATCGCAGTCGGGCTGTACGGTTTCCGCCTGTGCGTGGGTGTCTGGGGTGCCGGGACAGCGCTGACCGGTCTGCTGTTGGCGCTGCTCTTCAGCGTACACTGGGCGCAGGATTTCATCAAGTCGCGTTACTTTCATTCACGGCAGGCGTTCTACGTCGATCAAACCCTGCATGTGCTTCAACTGTTCGCGCTGCGATGGCTGCTGATGTGACAAAGCTGACAACGCTGTCGGCGCGCGCTGCGTGCCTGGTGCCCCGTCGGTTGTGGACCCTTCAGGGGCCATCCTCTCTGCAACGCTCTTCGGGCGTGGTGTTGTTCGCCGATATCGCCGGGTTTACGGCGATGACCGAACGCGCGCGGCGTCGTCACGGCGAGCGCGGTATTGAGGTGCTCACACAGCGGTTGAATATCGTGTTTAAGTCGATGGTCGATGTCGTCGCCACGGCGGGCGGCGATGTCCTCAAGTTCGGCGGCGATGCGCTGTTGGTGGCCTTCGACGATCAACGGTCTCCGCATGATCGCTGGTCTGCTCCGTTGTGGTGTGCCGACCGTCTGCAGCGACTATTCCGGCGAGGCCGACACTCTGTGTCCGGCGGCTCGCTGTCGTTACGAGTCGGCATGTCGTATGGCGGGTGGCAGGAAGCCATCGTCGGCGCCGTGGGCGGGCGGCGCGAGCACTTTGTCGATGGGGCCGCGATCGCAGACGCGATCGACGCCTCCGGTGAGGCGGTTCAGCGCGGATGTCTGATTCGCGCATCACGACCACTGCTCCCCAGACAAGAGCACGTGCGATTGACCGCTGCGGGTCGTGGGCGCTGGACCGTTGTACCGCCGAAACGTCCGTGGGGCCACCCCACCCCAGTCTCGAAATCCGCGGACCCTCTGGCCGACAACTTGTCCGACTTCATCCCGACCCTGCTTCGGTCCCGTCTCTCCGATGAGCAGTTTGTGCCGCTGGACGCCGGCGAACACCGGCGGGTCTGCACCCTCTTTCTGTTTTGGAAGCACTCCGAATTGTCAACGGTGGCATCGGACCGGCATTCGACGATCTGGGACGACGTGCACCGGTGCGTAAGCGATGCGGCACAGACCCATACCGGACTGTGGGCACGCAGTGATCCCGGCGGACCGTATCAAAAGATCCTCATCCTGTTTGGGGCGCCGGTCGCAGCCGCCGATGATGTCGACCGCGCGCTGTGCTGTGCGGCCGACCTGTGTGACCGATTCACGGCGCTGCAAACAAGTCATCGCCGCGTCCGCTTTGGAATCGGTCTGACAGTCGGCAGCGTCTATACCGGGTATGTCGGCGCGCCCGGACGTTACGAGTTCACGGCCATGGGTGATGCGGTCAATCTCGCAGCACGATTGGCGTCGAAAGCACCATCGGGCGCAGTTTATGTCGATGCGCAGACCGCGTCGCAGTCGGGCCGCTGGCGATTCCGGCCGGGACCGTCGTTGCGACTGAAGGGCGTGGCCCGGCCTGTGCCGGTTCTGTGTCCGATTGAGAGATTGGCGGAAGAGGCGGCAACCGACGACGACGCCGTGGTTGAGCACCCCTTCGCCATGAAGCGCGCATTGTCATTATTGCAGGAAGTGCCGCGAAGGTCGATCGAAGTTGTCGCTGCCGCCGACACCGATCCGGGCCGATTTGCTCGACAACTCGCCGATCGCCTCGGGCATGACGATTGTTTCATCATGCGCCATCGATTCCGTCCGCAGACGGAATCACACCCTCATTCAGGACTGACCGATTGGCTGAAATCGCTGGGGCACAGTGCCCCAATCGACAGCGAGCAGCACAATGGCGCGCGTACAGCAACGGAACATGCCGTGGAAGCGGCGTTGCGCAACGAATCGGCCTTCACCCGATCGATCAGTCGGGTCGGTGCCGGGGCATGGGCGGAACGCGTCGCCCGCTATGTCGCAACGCATCCGGTCCTGGTGTCCACAGGTCATGACCACACACTGCACCTGCTCGAAGAGGCACAGTCACTCTCGGCGATCGATCGCGCAGTCTTCGAGTCACTGCGCCGCCTTCACGGCCAGCGCTGGCAGTTGGTGCTGCTCCGGCGGGAGCATGGTACGTCACCGGAGACAGCCGACGACAGTGCGGTCCGGCTGGCGGCATTGTCCCAACTGGAGATGCGTACGGTCATTGGCGAGACATTGGGACACGCCGCCATTCCGAATCGTCTCGTAGGGTTCGTGCAAGCGAAGTCACGCGGGCTGCCGCGCATTGCGCGTCTCTTCGTGACGGGACTTCTGACCGGCGGACACCTGCGCCCACACCGAAAGCCGAACGACTCATGGCGGCTGCTGGCATTGGATGATGCCTCCCTCCCGACGGACCTTCGCGCGCATTACATCCAGCGTGTCGACGCACTGTCCCCGCAGGCGATCTTGTTCGCCCGCACGCTGGCGGTCCTGGGCGGCAGTATCTCCGAGTCCGGACTGCGGGCGGTTTCCGGCGAGCCGGATTGCGCACGTGCGATCGAAGAATTGCATCGGGCGGGATTGGTGACGGCCGACACAGCACCGCAACGGACGATTGAATTTATTGAGCCGGCGTGTCGCGACGCTGTCTACGAGACCATGTCGTATGCGGGCCGTGAAGCGCTGCATCGTCGGGCCGTGGCCTATTGGCGCCGTGAAAAGGTGCGTGGCCGCAACGAGGTG
This genomic stretch from Candidatus Zixiibacteriota bacterium harbors:
- a CDS encoding tetratricopeptide repeat protein, with protein sequence MTKLTTLSARAACLVPRRLWTLQGPSSLQRSSGVVLFADIAGFTAMTERARRRHGERGIEVLTQRLNIVFKSMVDVVATAGGDVLKFGGDALLVAFDDQRSPHDRWSAPLWCADRLQRLFRRGRHSVSGGSLSLRVGMSYGGWQEAIVGAVGGRREHFVDGAAIADAIDASGEAVQRGCLIRASRPLLPRQEHVRLTAAGRGRWTVVPPKRPWGHPTPVSKSADPLADNLSDFIPTLLRSRLSDEQFVPLDAGEHRRVCTLFLFWKHSELSTVASDRHSTIWDDVHRCVSDAAQTHTGLWARSDPGGPYQKILILFGAPVAAADDVDRALCCAADLCDRFTALQTSHRRVRFGIGLTVGSVYTGYVGAPGRYEFTAMGDAVNLAARLASKAPSGAVYVDAQTASQSGRWRFRPGPSLRLKGVARPVPVLCPIERLAEEAATDDDAVVEHPFAMKRALSLLQEVPRRSIEVVAAADTDPGRFARQLADRLGHDDCFIMRHRFRPQTESHPHSGLTDWLKSLGHSAPIDSEQHNGARTATEHAVEAALRNESAFTRSISRVGAGAWAERVARYVATHPVLVSTGHDHTLHLLEEAQSLSAIDRAVFESLRRLHGQRWQLVLLRREHGTSPETADDSAVRLAALSQLEMRTVIGETLGHAAIPNRLVGFVQAKSRGLPRIARLFVTGLLTGGHLRPHRKPNDSWRLLALDDASLPTDLRAHYIQRVDALSPQAILFARTLAVLGGSISESGLRAVSGEPDCARAIEELHRAGLVTADTAPQRTIEFIEPACRDAVYETMSYAGREALHRRAVAYWRREKVRGRNEVAEHLFWSRDPKAHPPLLASARRARRLWALDRAARFYRWALLALDRRFDDGTGSGLPPMPASLNDVHRAVLNEFADVLQQSGQYVDSIRLYDRLARDARSRRAKAQTGAYRLSMARVAWLSGRYGIAERVAASVQKSAARSRNQTLEAHALSILADTFRRTGRLVKARDALHRAIAVYRRGRDDEAWADAQNALGLVEWNAGQLETARECFQDAMSRMSGRSGPLKRGRVANNLGLLFEEAGRLTVARRYYERAFRIFDRLGHTRNRSYCLGNLGNLHRHAARYEHARNAYEEAQHEFRAIGEQHAAAYTTGNLGDLAFDFGNAQQALSLYQRTLEFAVSVGDLELVAESCARVASVHLAAGRADQARRFIRESHQAATQARSQEFLLRARLLAADLTTSDGKHADALHEYERAADDSTETGLLFYRLWAQYGRAHCALSGDRLIEAGEIAQAGSRDAHRAGYTWWELRFAVINARTQSHVSATHRRTKNAGTTLKRAVRLIDQIRRTIGETSVRGQFDRLPVVLTVNRIIDDTDRPDIARSHTADMPDLTL
- a CDS encoding lysylphosphatidylglycerol synthase domain-containing protein is translated as MDNAHPTPTDRPKQGWRSILRLTLTLVLVGVVAFVIGRSIWSGWDAVVAQDWTVRPLWLSASVIVGWLSFASLVQLWRLLLTAISRRTISYARAYRATALANLGKYVPGKVWSVMGLVYFLREDGFAPAVSLAATILHQAYTVVSGAIFIVAILGTLIVRDLPIVVVIAVLAGCTILLYPPIFSRLVNRGMRLLKRDPIVVAIPFLRAVAFFFGYLAAWTCYGATFWLLLNAIGIEGQPFWSTAAAFVAAYLLGFLALFSPGGLGVREGVLAWLLSPALGAGVAGVLAVITRIWATVLELLQLLPIVFFRRMRP
- a CDS encoding cyclic nucleotide-binding domain-containing protein produces the protein MNVPLTDTSRIILEKTGIFAGLPSDALISVRAFMEARDVPAGTVLFREGDSGDSVFVVRQGLVRILKEQDDTTVELAQRGPGEIIGEMALIDASPRFASAQCIEDTSLFVLSRSHFFKMLSSHPLVAERILHVLTARVREADTTRLRELESSNRDLRQAHQRLETALRIRQQILHVAPYPIVVTNPQREVLFSNPAAVSAFGLQAGRGLWQWINVRDVKLRHQADTAETSMAAWRGEMEIDGPDAQVLLCKVNATPITDTGDGTPGRLWVFEDLTEVRVLERQAAEHERLAMKGEMASEIAHELKNYLMVLSGHTDLMEVRFNREDLNGIQASLGAVHQTVGQMRVFVESLLHSRHPSGERCPLDLNAFLEGQIAFLQPQRRFKGIDFRTNLGQNVPLLVCDAAGLQQALYNLVLNSTDAMRAAATSSPTIHLATSHDTAGQRLVLSVADNGPGIPPDIARLLFKERVSSKPTGHGFGTLTVARIVAEHGGSIQAGSRAGGGAEFVLSFPVSQANS
- a CDS encoding DUF3307 domain-containing protein, encoding MDLMWFLLLGHLTGDFALQSDHMAQRKGTSIAVLTAHVVVYTLCIAVGLYGFRLCVGVWGAGTALTGLLLALLFSVHWAQDFIKSRYFHSRQAFYVDQTLHVLQLFALRWLLM